ACCGCCGGCAACGGCACGTGGTGATCAACGCCGACGGCACGCTGACCTAACGCCGAATGCCAACTTTAACGGCACCGATACCGTGACCTACACCGTCAGCGACGGCGCCGGCGGCGTAGTCACCGGCACGCTGACCA
The Dickeya dadantii NCPPB 898 genome window above contains:
- a CDS encoding Ig-like domain-containing protein, whose amino-acid sequence is PPATARGDQRRRHADLTPNANFNGTDTVTYTVSDGAGGVVTGTLTITVTAVNDAPVAARIPPPRGRHAGHRRRAGE